A stretch of the Sulfolobus acidocaldarius SUSAZ genome encodes the following:
- a CDS encoding ribulose-1,5-biphosphate synthetase (in Methanocaldococcus jannaschii this enzyme is involved in conversion of 5-phospho-D-ribose-1-pyrophosphate to ribulose-1,5-bisphosphate using NAD as a cofactor; part of RubisCO pathway), whose product MKIKAIDEVKISRYIIKQTMEDWMNFVENDVVIVGAGPAGMSAAYYLAKHGLKTLVFERRLSFGGGIGGGAMLFHKLVIESPADEVLKEMNIRLEKVEDGVYIVDSAEFMAKLAASAIDAGAKIIHGVTVDDVIFRENPLRVAGVAVEWTATQMAGLHVDPVFISAKAVVDATGHDAEVVAVASRKIPELGIVIPGERSAYSEMAEKLTVEQTGVVAPGLYVAGMSVTEVRGLPRMGPIFGSMVLSGKKVAEDIIKDLRNS is encoded by the coding sequence ATCAAAATCAAAGCAATAGATGAAGTGAAAATTAGCAGGTATATTATAAAGCAAACAATGGAAGATTGGATGAACTTTGTTGAAAATGATGTAGTTATTGTAGGAGCAGGACCGGCTGGTATGAGTGCAGCATATTACTTAGCAAAACATGGTTTGAAGACATTAGTTTTCGAAAGAAGGTTAAGCTTTGGTGGAGGTATAGGAGGAGGTGCCATGCTCTTTCATAAATTAGTGATTGAGAGTCCTGCTGATGAAGTATTAAAAGAAATGAATATAAGACTAGAAAAAGTTGAAGATGGAGTTTATATCGTAGATTCAGCAGAATTTATGGCAAAACTAGCTGCATCTGCAATTGATGCTGGGGCAAAAATTATACATGGAGTTACTGTAGATGATGTAATATTTAGAGAAAATCCACTTAGAGTTGCAGGTGTTGCAGTAGAATGGACAGCAACGCAAATGGCTGGACTCCATGTTGACCCGGTGTTTATATCAGCTAAAGCTGTTGTTGATGCCACAGGTCATGACGCAGAGGTTGTTGCAGTAGCTTCAAGAAAGATACCAGAGTTAGGAATAGTTATTCCAGGTGAAAGATCTGCTTATAGTGAAATGGCTGAAAAACTTACTGTAGAACAAACAGGTGTAGTTGCTCCTGGACTCTATGTTGCAGGTATGTCAGTAACCGAAGTTAGAGGTTTACCTAGAATGGGTCCAATATTCGGTTCCATGGTTCTGTCAGGTAAAAAAGTTGCTGAAGATATTATAAAGGATCTCCGTAACTCTTAA
- a CDS encoding aromatic acid decarboxylase: MGERLAEESRTTERSKEKRRNVVVGISGASGVIYGIRTVKTLNDLGYNQEIIISNGAIKVAEKECGLDLVSTISKFVDGKIYREEEIDAPPSSSSHVVKSLGMVVVPCSIKTLAEISNGLSSNLISRTALNFLRIKGKLVLVLRETPLGAVELRNALRVTNAGAIVLPASPGFYHNPKTFDDLVNFVVGKILDMLGIENNLYKHWDTSSKTDQRPCDQVS; this comes from the coding sequence GTGGGTGAGAGATTGGCTGAAGAGTCAAGAACAACAGAGAGGAGCAAAGAAAAAAGGAGGAATGTTGTAGTAGGCATATCAGGTGCTAGTGGAGTAATTTATGGTATAAGAACAGTAAAAACTTTAAATGATTTAGGCTATAATCAAGAAATTATTATCTCGAATGGTGCTATAAAAGTAGCGGAAAAAGAATGTGGTTTAGATTTAGTTTCTACAATTAGTAAATTTGTAGACGGTAAAATATATAGGGAGGAAGAAATAGACGCTCCACCCTCAAGTTCTAGTCATGTGGTTAAATCTCTGGGAATGGTTGTAGTTCCCTGTAGCATTAAGACTCTTGCAGAAATATCTAACGGTTTATCTTCTAATTTAATATCTCGTACAGCTTTAAACTTTCTACGAATTAAGGGTAAATTGGTATTAGTTTTGAGAGAGACTCCCCTAGGGGCTGTAGAGCTAAGGAACGCTTTAAGGGTAACTAATGCAGGTGCAATAGTATTGCCTGCATCACCCGGATTTTACCATAATCCAAAAACTTTCGATGATTTAGTGAATTTTGTAGTGGGAAAAATCTTAGATATGCTTGGAATAGAGAATAATTTGTATAAACATTGGGATACTTCTTCTAAAACAGATCAACGTCCTTGCGACCAAGTTTCTTAG